The following are from one region of the Cytobacillus firmus genome:
- a CDS encoding patatin-like phospholipase family protein, whose amino-acid sequence MYIDGVFSGGGIKGFALIGAYEAVHKRGFRFKRVAGTSAGSIVAALIAANYTSEEIYRLVDEFELKKLLDERTTFIPFAVGKWLNLYWHLGLYKGSELESWMTQKLGDRGIRTFSDLPPQSLRVIASDLTNGRLVVLPDDLVHYGIDPASFPVAKAIRMSCSLPYFFEPVKLNGYSSTSVIVDGGVLSNFPMWLFDKENVKKTRPVLGIKLSHNLSERPPNKIDNAIQMYAALFETMKDAHDARYISRKHAQNIIFIPTDGVLTAEFNITEQKKKDLLEHGRQCAEKFFSSWSY is encoded by the coding sequence ATGTATATAGATGGTGTTTTTTCAGGAGGGGGCATCAAAGGATTTGCCTTAATCGGCGCATATGAAGCAGTTCATAAAAGAGGATTTCGCTTCAAGCGGGTTGCTGGCACTAGTGCAGGATCCATTGTGGCTGCGTTAATAGCTGCTAATTATACAAGTGAGGAAATATATCGGCTCGTCGATGAATTTGAACTCAAAAAGCTTCTTGATGAAAGAACAACATTTATCCCCTTTGCAGTCGGAAAATGGCTTAATCTATATTGGCATCTGGGACTATATAAAGGATCTGAGCTCGAAAGCTGGATGACTCAGAAATTAGGAGACAGGGGGATCAGAACATTTTCAGATCTGCCGCCTCAATCGCTTAGAGTCATAGCGTCAGACCTGACAAATGGAAGATTGGTTGTACTGCCAGATGATCTTGTGCATTATGGCATAGATCCAGCTTCATTTCCGGTAGCAAAAGCGATCAGGATGAGCTGCAGCCTCCCGTATTTTTTTGAGCCGGTCAAGCTGAATGGCTACAGCAGTACAAGTGTCATCGTGGATGGCGGGGTTTTAAGTAATTTCCCAATGTGGCTTTTTGATAAGGAAAATGTAAAAAAAACCAGGCCTGTGCTCGGGATAAAGTTAAGTCATAACTTAAGCGAACGGCCCCCGAACAAAATCGATAACGCCATACAAATGTATGCGGCGCTTTTTGAAACGATGAAGGACGCGCATGATGCAAGATACATCTCGAGAAAACATGCACAAAATATTATTTTCATTCCGACCGACGGTGTACTGACTGCGGAATTTAATATAACCGAGCAGAAGAAAAAAGATCTTCTGGAGCATGGCAGGCAATGTGCGGAAAAGTTTTTTTCATCATGGAGCTACTAA
- a CDS encoding lipoate--protein ligase family protein yields MTKEVWRFIDSGEGSPSFNMALDEALLDWNSEGKMPPVIRFYGWNPATLSIGYFQKVEKEIDMEAVKQHGLGFVRRPTGGRGVLHEHELTYSVIVPEVHPEMPSTVTEAYRVISEGILKGFHALGMEAYFAVPKTAEERDSLKNPRSAVCFDAPSWYELVVEGRKVAGSAQTRQKGVILQHGSILLDLDEDKLFSLFKYPNDRVKERMQKAFKNKAVAINELTAENITLEQAKAAFKKGFEEGLDIVLEPYELSDEEMAYVQKIAKERYESDDWNYKR; encoded by the coding sequence ATGACTAAAGAAGTTTGGCGGTTTATCGATTCAGGAGAAGGTTCGCCTTCTTTTAATATGGCTCTGGATGAAGCCTTGCTTGATTGGAACAGTGAAGGGAAGATGCCACCTGTAATCCGGTTTTACGGCTGGAATCCTGCAACTCTTTCAATTGGATACTTCCAAAAGGTTGAAAAAGAAATAGATATGGAAGCAGTGAAGCAGCATGGCCTGGGGTTCGTCCGCAGACCAACAGGCGGAAGAGGGGTGCTGCACGAACATGAACTCACATACAGTGTCATCGTTCCTGAAGTCCACCCGGAAATGCCGAGTACAGTAACTGAAGCATACAGAGTCATTTCTGAAGGAATTCTAAAAGGTTTTCACGCTCTGGGAATGGAAGCTTATTTTGCTGTACCAAAGACGGCTGAAGAAAGAGACTCTCTAAAAAATCCACGATCTGCTGTTTGTTTTGATGCCCCAAGCTGGTATGAACTTGTTGTAGAAGGACGTAAAGTAGCAGGGAGTGCACAAACAAGACAAAAAGGTGTAATCCTTCAGCATGGCTCTATTTTGCTTGATTTGGATGAAGACAAGCTGTTCAGCTTATTCAAATATCCTAATGACCGGGTAAAAGAGAGAATGCAAAAGGCTTTTAAAAATAAAGCTGTTGCCATAAACGAGCTGACAGCAGAAAATATTACTCTTGAACAGGCTAAGGCAGCTTTCAAGAAAGGGTTTGAGGAAGGCCTGGACATTGTACTGGAACCTTACGAGCTTTCAGATGAAGAGATGGCATATGTGCAAAAAATCGCAAAAGAACGATATGAAAGTGATGACTGGAACTATAAGAGATAA
- the aroQ gene encoding type II 3-dehydroquinate dehydratase, whose amino-acid sequence MGKILLLNGPNLNLLGKREPGVYGKETLGQLEQNMKALGASYKTEVTCFQSNHEGELIDRLHLANEDGTQGIIFNPGAFTHYSYALRDAVAGIQVPVIEVHISNVHTREEFRHISVIAPAAMGQIVGLGFKGYELAFYALTDFVKGRG is encoded by the coding sequence ATGGGGAAAATACTCCTGTTAAATGGGCCGAATTTAAACCTGCTCGGCAAAAGGGAACCAGGTGTTTATGGAAAAGAAACACTGGGTCAGCTGGAGCAAAATATGAAGGCATTGGGCGCTTCATATAAGACAGAAGTAACCTGTTTTCAGTCAAATCACGAAGGTGAACTCATTGACAGGCTTCACCTTGCCAATGAAGATGGCACACAGGGTATAATTTTCAATCCCGGGGCATTTACTCATTATAGCTACGCATTAAGGGATGCTGTTGCAGGAATACAGGTTCCTGTGATCGAAGTACATATTTCAAATGTTCATACCAGGGAAGAATTCAGGCATATTTCTGTCATTGCACCCGCTGCAATGGGCCAGATAGTCGGCCTTGGCTTTAAAGGGTATGAACTGGCATTTTATGCATTAACGGATTTTGTCAAGGGGAGAGGATAA
- the splB gene encoding spore photoproduct lyase, with product MKPFIPQLVYIEPQALEYPLGRELKGKFEKMNIEIRETTSHNQVRNIPGDNELQKYRNAKSTLVVGIRRTLKFDTSKPSAEYAIPLATGCMGHCHYCYLQTTLGSKPYIRTYVNLEEIFDQASKYMEERKPELTRFEAACTSDIVGIDHLTHSLKKTIEFIGQTEYGQLRFVTKYHHVDHLLDAKHNGKTRFRFSVNSRYVIKNFEPGTSSFDDRLEAARKVANAGYPLGFIVAPIYMHDDWREGYHELFQRLSSSLDGINLNGLTFELIQHRFTKPAKKVIEKRYPKTKLEMDEEKRKYKWGRYGIGKYVYPTDEAKNLEHTIREYIHSYFPEAEVQYFT from the coding sequence ATGAAGCCATTTATCCCGCAGCTCGTTTATATAGAGCCTCAAGCTCTTGAGTATCCATTAGGAAGAGAACTAAAGGGAAAATTCGAGAAAATGAATATAGAAATCAGGGAAACAACTTCACATAATCAGGTGAGGAATATTCCTGGCGATAATGAATTGCAGAAATACCGCAATGCGAAATCCACTTTAGTAGTAGGAATCAGACGGACTCTGAAATTTGATACATCCAAGCCCTCTGCAGAATACGCCATCCCCCTTGCTACTGGCTGCATGGGGCACTGCCATTATTGCTACTTGCAAACCACCCTTGGCAGCAAGCCGTATATCCGGACGTATGTAAACCTTGAAGAAATTTTTGATCAGGCCTCTAAATATATGGAAGAGCGGAAGCCAGAGCTGACACGCTTTGAAGCAGCGTGTACTTCCGATATAGTAGGGATTGATCACCTGACCCATTCACTGAAGAAAACGATTGAATTTATCGGTCAGACTGAATACGGCCAGCTTCGGTTTGTCACCAAGTACCATCATGTCGATCATTTGCTGGATGCAAAACATAATGGCAAAACCCGGTTCCGATTTAGTGTCAATTCCCGCTACGTAATAAAAAACTTTGAGCCGGGTACTTCCTCTTTTGATGACCGGCTTGAAGCTGCCCGAAAAGTAGCCAATGCCGGCTATCCGCTTGGCTTTATCGTAGCACCCATTTATATGCACGATGATTGGCGTGAAGGCTACCATGAACTGTTTCAAAGGTTAAGCAGTTCACTCGATGGCATCAATCTGAATGGCTTAACTTTCGAATTAATCCAGCATAGATTTACGAAACCGGCAAAAAAAGTAATTGAAAAACGCTACCCAAAAACAAAACTTGAAATGGATGAAGAAAAGCGAAAATATAAGTGGGGAAGATATGGTATAGGCAAGTATGTTTATCCGACAGATGAAGCAAAGAATCTGGAACATACAATCAGGGAGTATATTCATTCCTATTTTCCAGAGGCAGAAGTGCAATATTTTACTTAA
- a CDS encoding YqhR family membrane protein: MAEEKERLEQDQREKPMSFMTMVVITGLVGGILWSGLAYLAYVFNFTEIRPNVILEPWTIGAWKEGWLGTLISIFLIGGISIIAALIYYAALRKFQSIFVGAGYGVALFLLVFFILNPIFPGISPFWDLERNTIITSLCFYILFGVFVGYSISYEAQELKGKTEDEKKARTDPDLT, translated from the coding sequence GTGGCAGAAGAAAAAGAGCGCTTGGAACAGGATCAAAGGGAAAAACCAATGTCTTTTATGACAATGGTGGTCATTACCGGACTGGTTGGGGGCATTCTTTGGAGCGGACTGGCCTATCTTGCTTATGTGTTTAATTTCACGGAAATTCGCCCTAATGTCATTCTCGAGCCCTGGACGATTGGAGCCTGGAAAGAGGGATGGCTTGGGACACTGATCTCAATTTTCCTGATTGGGGGAATATCTATTATAGCTGCCCTGATCTATTATGCAGCGCTGCGGAAATTTCAAAGTATTTTCGTGGGTGCTGGCTATGGAGTTGCCCTTTTTTTACTGGTGTTCTTTATACTCAATCCAATCTTCCCTGGAATCAGCCCGTTTTGGGATCTTGAGCGAAATACGATTATTACATCACTTTGTTTCTATATTTTATTTGGTGTATTTGTAGGGTATTCCATTTCATATGAAGCTCAAGAACTGAAAGGCAAAACTGAAGATGAAAAAAAGGCCCGCACAGATCCGGACTTAACCTGA
- a CDS encoding vitamin B12-dependent ribonucleotide reductase: MSVALGQKMKLNIERLNKDIRLFPQVHPVTSDMKMTHKGVSRLVMLDRYTFKDTEKVTLTNGDFVVLTIKEDPKFPARGLGYILDIDWENKTAKVLVEEDYRGVLDDPEESRTGIITKPLDVIEKPLEIFYEQIAKRNATGLASVEKTEEKRKEWFEKFYQELKNLNFIPAGRVLYGAGADTDVTYFNCYVMPFVQDSREGISEHRKQVMEIMSRGGGVGTNGSTLRPRNTLAKGVNGKSSGSVSWLDDIAKLTHLVEQGGSRRGAQMIMLSDWHPDIIEFIISKMQNPRILRFLLENTNDETIKKYAKEKLKFTPFNEQEIAMYQGIINYKSIPGYGGFSENIIKDAEEKLAAGGTYSVHNSEFLTGANISVCLTKEFMDAVENDGEYELRFPDVESYDAETMKTYNEEWHKVGDVRDWAKLGYKVRVHRKIKAKELWNLINICATYSAEPGIFFIDNANDMTNAQAYGQRVVATNPCGEQPLAPNSVCNLAAVNLAEMADKENKTVNFEKLKRTVEVGVRMQDNVIDATPYFLEENKKQALGERRVGLGVMGLHDLLIYCETEYGSEEGNVLIDKVFETIATSAYKASVKLAEEKGSFPFLTGENPEETNRLRKAFTETGFMQKMPEDIRASILESGIRNSHLLTVAPTGSTGTMVGVSTGLEPYFSFSYFRSGRLGKFIEVKADIVQEYLDRNPDADPENLPEWFIAAMDLAPEAHADVQCVIQRWIDSSISKTVNAPKGYSVEQVEKVYERLYRGGAKGGTVYVDGSRDSQVLTLKAEENSFDGNDTVKKEKSKQHVVLVDTISDLRSTDVTIGSEVGNTCPVCRKGKVKEIGGCNTCTNCNAQLKCGL, encoded by the coding sequence ATGTCTGTTGCTCTAGGACAAAAAATGAAATTGAACATTGAACGTTTAAACAAGGACATCCGTCTCTTTCCTCAGGTTCACCCAGTAACCTCAGATATGAAAATGACCCACAAAGGTGTTTCCCGCTTGGTTATGCTAGATCGCTATACCTTCAAAGACACCGAGAAAGTGACACTCACAAACGGTGACTTCGTTGTCCTCACCATTAAGGAAGATCCCAAATTTCCTGCACGCGGCTTAGGCTACATCCTCGATATTGACTGGGAAAACAAGACAGCCAAGGTTTTAGTAGAGGAAGATTACAGAGGAGTGCTGGATGATCCGGAAGAATCGAGAACAGGCATTATTACAAAGCCTCTTGATGTAATCGAGAAGCCTTTGGAAATCTTCTATGAGCAAATCGCCAAGCGTAACGCAACAGGCCTTGCATCGGTTGAGAAGACCGAAGAAAAGAGAAAAGAATGGTTTGAGAAGTTCTATCAGGAATTGAAAAACCTGAATTTCATTCCGGCTGGCCGCGTGCTGTATGGAGCTGGTGCTGACACAGATGTTACGTATTTCAACTGCTATGTAATGCCATTCGTGCAGGATTCCCGTGAAGGAATCTCCGAGCACCGCAAGCAGGTAATGGAGATCATGAGCCGCGGCGGCGGAGTAGGGACAAACGGTTCAACTCTGAGACCTCGCAATACACTGGCCAAAGGTGTAAACGGCAAATCCTCCGGTTCGGTTTCCTGGCTGGATGATATTGCGAAGCTTACACACCTGGTGGAGCAGGGGGGATCCCGCAGAGGTGCGCAGATGATTATGCTATCCGATTGGCATCCGGACATTATCGAATTCATCATCTCGAAAATGCAAAACCCGAGAATTTTACGCTTCCTTCTTGAAAATACAAATGATGAAACAATAAAAAAATATGCTAAAGAAAAACTGAAATTTACTCCATTTAATGAACAGGAAATTGCCATGTACCAGGGCATTATTAATTATAAAAGCATTCCAGGCTATGGCGGCTTCAGTGAAAACATCATAAAAGATGCTGAGGAGAAGCTGGCGGCTGGCGGTACTTATAGTGTTCATAACTCTGAGTTCCTTACAGGAGCAAACATTTCAGTCTGCCTCACGAAAGAATTTATGGATGCGGTTGAAAATGATGGAGAATATGAGCTTCGTTTCCCTGATGTTGAATCCTATGATGCCGAAACGATGAAAACATACAACGAAGAATGGCATAAAGTCGGTGATGTCAGAGATTGGGCAAAACTAGGCTATAAAGTCCGCGTTCACCGTAAAATTAAAGCGAAAGAGCTTTGGAACCTGATTAACATCTGTGCAACATACTCAGCTGAACCAGGCATCTTCTTTATCGATAACGCAAACGACATGACGAATGCACAGGCATACGGACAAAGGGTTGTAGCTACAAACCCATGTGGCGAGCAGCCTCTGGCGCCAAATTCTGTATGCAACCTTGCAGCAGTAAATCTTGCAGAAATGGCAGATAAAGAAAATAAAACTGTTAATTTTGAAAAGCTGAAGCGTACTGTTGAAGTAGGTGTACGGATGCAGGACAATGTAATAGATGCTACACCATACTTCCTTGAAGAGAACAAAAAGCAGGCATTAGGCGAGCGGCGAGTTGGTCTTGGCGTTATGGGGCTTCATGATTTGCTCATCTATTGTGAAACAGAATATGGCTCTGAAGAAGGCAACGTGCTGATTGATAAAGTCTTTGAGACCATTGCTACATCAGCATACAAAGCTTCTGTAAAGCTTGCGGAGGAAAAAGGAAGCTTCCCGTTCTTAACAGGTGAAAATCCTGAAGAAACAAATCGCCTGCGCAAAGCTTTTACCGAAACAGGCTTCATGCAGAAAATGCCTGAGGATATCCGTGCTTCTATTTTAGAAAGCGGAATCCGCAATTCACATCTTCTAACCGTTGCTCCTACGGGATCCACAGGGACCATGGTTGGTGTTTCTACAGGCCTTGAACCATATTTCTCCTTCTCATACTTCAGAAGCGGCCGCTTAGGCAAGTTCATTGAAGTGAAGGCAGATATTGTTCAGGAATATTTAGACCGCAATCCGGATGCAGATCCTGAAAATCTGCCTGAGTGGTTTATCGCAGCGATGGATCTTGCTCCAGAAGCGCACGCAGATGTTCAATGTGTGATTCAGCGCTGGATCGACAGCTCGATTAGTAAAACTGTCAACGCACCGAAAGGCTACAGTGTTGAACAGGTTGAAAAGGTGTATGAACGCTTATACCGCGGCGGTGCAAAGGGAGGAACAGTATATGTGGACGGATCACGCGATTCTCAAGTATTGACGCTGAAAGCTGAAGAGAACAGCTTTGATGGTAATGACACAGTCAAAAAAGAAAAATCAAAGCAGCATGTTGTGCTGGTTGATACAATCAGTGACCTTCGTTCCACCGATGTAACAATCGGTTCAGAAGTAGGCAATACATGCCCGGTATGCCGCAAAGGAAAAGTCAAAGAAATCGGCGGCTGCAATACTTGCACAAACTGTAATGCACAGCTGAAATGCGGTTTATAA
- a CDS encoding SA1362 family protein yields MAFLKKPFTFYIVSGLIILAVIGVAVSLISNPAGFLERIAVIVIIGAVVYFLFQRFNRSNPSKREQRAFIKAAKKSKRRFNNKESGSANGRKGSVGSITSIKKSKKKSSPHLTVIEGKKGKKKNRASL; encoded by the coding sequence GTGGCTTTCTTGAAAAAACCATTTACATTTTATATTGTCTCCGGTCTTATAATTCTGGCTGTTATCGGAGTTGCCGTCAGCCTGATCTCAAATCCTGCCGGTTTTTTGGAGAGAATAGCTGTCATTGTCATCATTGGAGCTGTTGTATACTTTCTTTTTCAGCGCTTTAACAGATCTAATCCCTCTAAGCGAGAGCAGCGAGCTTTTATAAAGGCAGCCAAAAAATCAAAAAGACGCTTTAATAATAAAGAATCGGGTTCTGCCAATGGCAGAAAGGGATCTGTCGGTTCCATTACTTCCATTAAAAAATCCAAGAAAAAGTCTTCTCCACATTTGACAGTCATAGAAGGCAAAAAAGGCAAAAAGAAAAATCGAGCCTCCCTTTAA
- a CDS encoding rhodanese-like domain-containing protein has protein sequence METLYFILIILGAIITYSVITWFYQRRIVKTLTEDQFREGYRKAQLIDVREPNEFENGHILGARNIPLSQMKMRMKELRPDKPVYLYCQSGMRSARAAQFLHRKGYKDLSHLQGGFKKWSGKVKAKK, from the coding sequence TTGGAAACACTTTATTTCATTCTTATCATTTTGGGTGCAATCATTACCTATTCTGTCATAACATGGTTTTATCAGCGCCGAATTGTTAAAACGCTTACTGAAGACCAGTTTAGAGAAGGCTATAGAAAAGCCCAGTTAATCGATGTTCGCGAACCAAATGAATTTGAAAACGGCCATATTTTAGGTGCACGCAATATACCGCTTTCACAAATGAAAATGCGCATGAAAGAATTGCGTCCGGACAAGCCAGTCTACTTATATTGCCAGAGCGGCATGAGAAGTGCGAGAGCTGCCCAGTTTTTGCACCGTAAAGGCTACAAAGACCTTTCACACCTGCAGGGCGGGTTTAAAAAATGGTCCGGAAAAGTGAAGGCGAAAAAATAA
- the gcvPB gene encoding aminomethyl-transferring glycine dehydrogenase subunit GcvPB — protein sequence MHKEDQPLIFELSTEGRIGYSLPEMDIPEIDLGELLPEGYLREEEPELPEVSELDIMRHYTALSNRNHGVDSGFYPLGSCTMKYNPKINENVARFNGFAHLHPLQDESSVQGALELMYDLQEHLIEITGMDEVTLQPAAGAHGEWTGLMMIRAYHEANGDTKRTKVVVPDSAHGTNPASATVAGFETVTVKSDENGLVDLEDLRRVVGEDTAALMLTNPNTLGLFEENILEMAEIVHSAGGKLYYDGANLNAVLSKARPGDMGFDVVHLNLHKTFTGPHGGGGPGSGPVGVKADLIPYLPKPVLVKKGDQYEFDYDRPQSIGRVKPYYGNFGINVRAYTYIRTMGPDGLKAVTENAVLNANYMMRRLEPFFDLPFDRHCKHEFVLSGKRQKKLGVRTLDIAKRLLDFGYHPPTIYFPLNVEECIMIEPTETESKETLDAFVDAMIQIAKEAEENPEIVQEAPHTTVIGRLDETMAARKPVLRYQKQ from the coding sequence ATGCATAAGGAAGATCAGCCACTCATCTTTGAATTAAGCACAGAAGGCCGTATCGGCTACAGCCTGCCGGAAATGGATATTCCGGAAATTGACCTGGGCGAGCTTCTTCCTGAAGGCTATCTGCGTGAAGAAGAGCCTGAGCTCCCGGAAGTGTCAGAACTTGATATCATGCGCCACTATACTGCACTTTCCAATCGAAATCATGGTGTTGATTCGGGATTTTATCCACTTGGATCCTGCACAATGAAATATAATCCTAAAATCAATGAGAATGTAGCACGCTTCAACGGTTTTGCCCACTTGCACCCGCTGCAGGATGAAAGCTCTGTTCAAGGTGCACTGGAATTGATGTATGATCTGCAGGAGCACCTGATTGAAATTACAGGAATGGATGAAGTTACACTTCAGCCGGCTGCAGGAGCACACGGAGAATGGACCGGGTTAATGATGATCCGTGCTTATCATGAAGCGAATGGCGATACCAAACGTACTAAAGTAGTCGTTCCTGACTCTGCCCACGGAACAAATCCGGCATCCGCAACAGTTGCAGGCTTTGAAACAGTAACGGTTAAATCGGATGAAAATGGATTGGTGGATTTAGAGGATCTAAGAAGAGTGGTTGGCGAGGACACTGCTGCTCTTATGCTGACTAACCCGAATACTTTAGGTTTGTTTGAAGAAAACATTCTTGAAATGGCAGAGATTGTTCACAGCGCCGGCGGAAAGCTTTACTATGATGGAGCTAACCTGAATGCAGTACTTTCAAAGGCACGCCCTGGAGATATGGGATTTGATGTTGTTCACCTTAATCTTCATAAGACCTTTACAGGACCGCATGGCGGCGGCGGACCGGGATCTGGCCCTGTCGGCGTAAAAGCTGATCTGATCCCATACCTTCCTAAGCCTGTATTGGTTAAGAAGGGTGACCAGTATGAATTTGATTATGACCGCCCGCAATCAATCGGCCGCGTGAAGCCGTATTATGGAAACTTCGGCATCAATGTCCGGGCTTATACTTATATCCGTACTATGGGGCCGGATGGACTGAAGGCTGTTACGGAAAATGCGGTACTAAACGCAAACTATATGATGAGAAGGCTTGAGCCATTCTTTGACCTGCCATTTGACAGACATTGCAAGCATGAATTCGTTTTAAGCGGCAAGCGCCAGAAGAAGCTTGGCGTGCGTACGTTGGATATTGCCAAGCGCCTTCTTGACTTTGGCTATCATCCGCCAACCATCTATTTCCCTCTTAACGTGGAAGAGTGCATCATGATTGAGCCGACTGAAACAGAATCCAAAGAAACGCTGGACGCTTTTGTCGACGCCATGATTCAAATTGCAAAAGAAGCTGAGGAAAACCCTGAGATTGTTCAGGAAGCACCACATACAACAGTGATTGGCCGTCTGGATGAAACCATGGCTGCAAGAAAGCCGGTTCTCCGTTACCAAAAGCAATAA
- the gcvT gene encoding glycine cleavage system aminomethyltransferase GcvT → MSQLKRTPLFEVYKDYGAKTIDFGGWDLPVQFSSIKEEHEAVRTKAGLFDVSHMGEIEVKGTDSLKYLQKMMTNDISKLKNSGAQYTAMCYENGGTVDDLLVYKIEDDHYLLVVNASNIEKDFNWLQDHAEGNVELKNLSEDMAQLAIQGPLAEKVLQKLAGTNLSDIGFFKFQQDVDLNGKKALVSRTGYTGEDGFEVYCDARDAVALWNEILEAGKEEGVLPCGLGSRDTLRFEANLALYGQELSPEITPLEAGIGFAVKVNKEADFIGKEVLKNQKDNGVPRKLAGIEMIDRGIPRHGYPVFKGEELIGEVTTGTQSPTLKKNIGLVLIKKEHAELGTELEVEIRGKRLKAKIEATPFYKREKN, encoded by the coding sequence ATGTCACAGTTAAAACGCACACCTTTATTTGAGGTGTACAAGGATTACGGAGCAAAAACCATCGACTTCGGGGGCTGGGATCTACCTGTTCAATTTTCAAGCATTAAAGAAGAACATGAAGCAGTCCGTACAAAAGCCGGCCTCTTTGATGTATCCCATATGGGTGAAATCGAAGTGAAGGGGACGGACAGTCTTAAATATCTTCAAAAAATGATGACGAACGATATTTCCAAATTAAAGAACTCAGGTGCTCAATATACAGCCATGTGCTATGAAAATGGCGGAACTGTCGATGATTTACTTGTCTATAAAATAGAGGATGACCACTATTTGCTTGTTGTTAATGCTTCCAATATCGAAAAGGATTTCAACTGGCTTCAGGACCATGCAGAAGGCAATGTGGAATTGAAAAACCTTTCAGAAGATATGGCGCAGCTGGCGATTCAGGGGCCGCTTGCAGAAAAAGTGCTTCAAAAGCTTGCTGGGACTAATTTGTCGGATATTGGATTTTTTAAATTCCAGCAGGATGTTGATTTGAATGGCAAGAAAGCGCTTGTTTCCAGAACAGGATACACAGGAGAAGACGGATTTGAAGTCTACTGTGATGCCAGGGATGCAGTTGCATTATGGAATGAAATTCTTGAAGCGGGCAAAGAAGAAGGCGTGCTCCCATGCGGACTAGGCTCAAGGGATACTCTTCGCTTTGAAGCCAACCTGGCACTATACGGTCAGGAGCTCTCACCTGAGATCACACCGCTAGAGGCAGGAATTGGCTTTGCAGTCAAGGTGAATAAAGAAGCCGACTTTATTGGCAAAGAAGTGCTTAAGAATCAAAAGGATAACGGGGTTCCGCGCAAGCTGGCCGGAATTGAAATGATTGACCGCGGTATTCCGCGCCATGGATATCCTGTATTTAAAGGGGAAGAATTGATCGGGGAAGTGACAACAGGCACTCAATCTCCGACATTGAAAAAGAACATCGGCCTTGTCCTTATCAAGAAAGAGCATGCGGAGCTTGGAACTGAATTGGAAGTGGAAATCCGCGGCAAACGGCTGAAGGCTAAGATTGAAGCAACACCTTTTTACAAAAGAGAAAAGAACTAA